One window of the Archangium primigenium genome contains the following:
- a CDS encoding carboxypeptidase regulatory-like domain-containing protein, producing MKRPNVFFCCVLLGLAPAACGPGLEPESDGSGTAIDPDNPTITVSGRAEVFPEATRLLATQGQAAPALDGFGLTLEEPLGVGVNDAHAVLGQGRVEAGGGFTVPDVAVKGIHLSLAARVEHEGFVPSSTILFDTVFTRTRPTLDLVDTRVWALPNAFHDALTRAVGEQAIRAQTGGAAGTLKDAGFLLGRVVDAKGAPRAGVRVVGENNDVTAHIYYPSADFQGANQKLTSETGLFVYVHSGGAPDVFGLAVKGEKAYLTRNVGASQGSALIVTFYPADPAAP from the coding sequence TTCTTCTGTTGTGTGCTCCTGGGACTCGCCCCGGCCGCGTGCGGCCCCGGGTTGGAGCCGGAGTCCGACGGCTCGGGCACGGCGATCGATCCGGACAATCCGACCATCACCGTCTCCGGCCGCGCCGAGGTGTTCCCCGAGGCCACGCGCCTGCTCGCGACCCAGGGCCAGGCGGCCCCCGCGCTCGACGGCTTCGGCCTCACGCTGGAGGAGCCCCTGGGCGTGGGCGTCAATGACGCGCACGCGGTGCTCGGCCAGGGCCGGGTGGAGGCCGGGGGCGGCTTCACCGTGCCGGACGTGGCCGTCAAGGGCATCCACCTGAGCCTGGCCGCGCGCGTGGAGCACGAGGGCTTCGTGCCCAGCTCCACCATCCTCTTCGACACCGTCTTCACGCGCACGCGGCCCACGCTGGACCTGGTGGACACGCGCGTGTGGGCCCTGCCCAATGCCTTCCATGACGCGCTCACGCGCGCGGTGGGCGAGCAGGCCATCCGCGCCCAGACGGGCGGCGCGGCGGGGACCTTGAAGGACGCGGGCTTCCTGCTCGGCCGCGTGGTGGACGCCAAGGGCGCCCCGCGCGCGGGCGTGCGGGTGGTGGGCGAGAACAACGACGTCACCGCCCACATCTACTACCCCAGCGCGGACTTCCAGGGCGCCAACCAGAAGCTCACGAGCGAGACGGGCCTCTTCGTCTACGTGCACTCGGGAGGAGCGCCGGACGTGTTCGGGCTCGCGGTGAAGGGCGAGAAGGCCTACCTGACGCGCAACGTGGGCGCCAGCCAGGGCTCGGCGCTCATCGTCACCTTCTACCCGGCGGACCCGGCGGCGCCCTAG
- a CDS encoding TolB family protein, with protein MTREQRKGRGRGGARRWAVCALALAGCRAGGCGASTGPLSESERRGLPGVIAFVSERAPQKDVWLVRPATGEQTQLTRGPEDEYPAAPSPDGSALLVVAASDTQGQHVEQLRLVPLGGGAPVDVTAPRGRARNPSWSPDGGWFVAESDAEGFSDVVRQAPRAGAEVARLATAREGNFEPSVSPDGTQVAFVSSREGDPEVFVMKADGSDVRRLTTFHKEDMAPQWSPDGQWLSFLSDREGRVRLFVLKPDGTTLRAVSGSGKLGEEREPAWSPDGRKLVFVAPSPGTKARIWVADVAAGGEPVALTDGKAVDDQPAWSPDGKHLVFVSDRLGDVELFLMRADGSGQTRLTASPGADWLPRWFVPRGG; from the coding sequence ATGACGCGTGAGCAGCGGAAGGGTCGGGGACGGGGAGGCGCGCGGCGATGGGCCGTGTGCGCCCTGGCCCTGGCCGGGTGCAGGGCGGGCGGGTGTGGTGCCTCCACGGGCCCCCTGTCCGAGTCGGAGCGCCGAGGGCTGCCCGGCGTCATCGCGTTCGTGTCGGAGCGGGCGCCCCAGAAGGATGTCTGGCTGGTGCGGCCCGCCACGGGCGAGCAGACCCAGCTCACGCGGGGCCCGGAGGACGAGTACCCCGCCGCGCCGTCTCCGGACGGCTCGGCGCTGTTGGTGGTGGCCGCGTCGGACACCCAGGGGCAGCACGTGGAGCAGCTGCGGCTGGTGCCCTTGGGCGGCGGCGCTCCGGTGGACGTGACGGCGCCGCGGGGCCGGGCGCGCAACCCGAGCTGGTCCCCGGACGGCGGCTGGTTCGTGGCCGAGTCGGACGCGGAGGGCTTCAGCGACGTGGTGCGGCAGGCGCCGCGCGCGGGCGCGGAGGTGGCGCGGCTGGCCACGGCGCGCGAGGGCAACTTCGAGCCGAGCGTGTCCCCGGACGGCACCCAGGTGGCGTTCGTGTCCAGCCGCGAGGGCGACCCGGAAGTCTTCGTGATGAAGGCGGATGGCTCGGACGTGCGCCGGCTGACCACCTTCCACAAGGAGGACATGGCGCCCCAGTGGAGCCCGGATGGCCAGTGGTTGTCCTTCCTGAGCGACCGCGAGGGCCGGGTGCGGCTGTTCGTGCTCAAGCCGGACGGCACGACGCTGCGCGCGGTGTCCGGGAGCGGCAAGCTCGGCGAGGAGCGCGAGCCCGCGTGGAGCCCGGACGGGCGCAAGCTCGTCTTCGTGGCGCCCTCGCCGGGCACCAAGGCGCGCATCTGGGTGGCGGACGTGGCGGCGGGCGGCGAGCCCGTGGCGCTCACGGACGGCAAGGCCGTGGATGACCAGCCGGCGTGGAGCCCGGACGGCAAGCACCTGGTGTTCGTCTCGGACCGGCTCGGGGACGTGGAGCTGTTCCTGATGCGCGCGGATGGCAGCGGCCAGACCCGGCTCACCGCGTCGCCGGGCGCGGACTGGCTGCCGCGCTGGTTCGTGCCCCGGGGCGGCTAG
- a CDS encoding N-acetylmuramoyl-L-alanine amidase has translation MRPFRQPLVAATLALSLAACGPQESKETAAPAAVEDARTPAQIEAQRTPYELDAAFARAGQDFGVPADLLKAIAHAETRFEMIQGHEEFPGMPAASGLMALRGENLVEGARLAGVSVEQARTEPEANIRAAAALLGSWAQAEGIAREDVGAWAPVVVKLSGISNPEAQAQYVHRSVYGVMREGVVAQTPAGDVAVSLMPSAVQAKFASPSVHAMAAGPDYAASIWRASPNYNARPTGSGGGVQMVVIHTCEGTYSSCWSWLTNTASGVSAHYVVNESGSEISQLVREASRGWHVGATYDPSLNGGAEAGLKGTSVNNFSVGIEHGGSASQSSFPSGQIEASAKLTCNITKDNGVPVDSYHIVAHGKLQPASRTDPGANWPWSSYLSKVKGYCGSGGTTPPPSTGGLIIDSNNSNNDTAQGYIEVSANWVSATSTPGYYGSGYFFANTAPVSDAATFYVYAASAGTKTIDAWWTAGTNRSAAAPFVFFNASGTKVGDFKVNQQANGGTWNTVGSFPVTAGWNKVQVSRWAADGYVVIADAIRVR, from the coding sequence ATGCGCCCGTTCCGTCAGCCACTCGTGGCCGCCACCCTGGCCTTGTCCCTGGCCGCCTGTGGTCCGCAGGAGTCCAAGGAAACCGCTGCTCCCGCCGCCGTCGAGGACGCGCGCACGCCCGCGCAGATCGAGGCCCAGCGCACGCCGTACGAGCTGGACGCGGCGTTCGCCCGCGCGGGACAGGACTTCGGGGTGCCGGCGGACCTGCTCAAGGCCATCGCCCACGCCGAGACGCGCTTCGAGATGATCCAGGGCCACGAGGAGTTCCCCGGCATGCCGGCGGCCTCGGGCCTGATGGCGCTGCGCGGGGAGAACCTGGTGGAGGGCGCGCGTCTGGCGGGCGTGAGCGTGGAGCAGGCGCGCACCGAGCCCGAGGCGAACATCCGGGCGGCCGCGGCGCTGCTGGGCTCGTGGGCGCAGGCCGAGGGCATCGCGCGTGAGGACGTGGGCGCGTGGGCGCCGGTGGTGGTGAAGCTCAGCGGCATCTCGAACCCCGAGGCCCAGGCGCAGTACGTGCACCGCAGCGTGTACGGGGTGATGCGCGAGGGCGTGGTGGCCCAGACGCCGGCCGGTGACGTGGCGGTGTCGCTGATGCCCAGCGCGGTGCAGGCGAAGTTCGCCTCGCCGAGCGTGCACGCCATGGCGGCGGGCCCGGACTACGCGGCGTCCATCTGGCGCGCCTCGCCCAACTACAACGCCCGCCCCACGGGCTCGGGCGGCGGCGTGCAGATGGTGGTCATCCACACCTGCGAGGGCACCTACTCGAGCTGCTGGAGCTGGCTGACCAACACGGCCTCGGGCGTGAGCGCGCACTACGTGGTGAACGAGAGCGGCTCGGAGATCTCCCAGCTGGTGCGCGAGGCGAGCCGCGGCTGGCACGTGGGCGCCACGTACGACCCGAGCCTCAACGGCGGGGCGGAGGCCGGGCTCAAGGGCACGTCGGTGAACAACTTCTCGGTGGGCATCGAGCACGGCGGCTCGGCGAGCCAGTCGAGCTTCCCGTCGGGGCAGATCGAGGCCTCGGCCAAGCTCACCTGCAACATCACCAAGGACAACGGCGTCCCCGTCGACAGCTACCACATCGTGGCGCACGGCAAGCTGCAGCCCGCGAGCCGCACGGACCCGGGCGCCAACTGGCCCTGGAGCTCCTACCTCTCCAAGGTGAAGGGCTACTGCGGCTCGGGCGGCACCACGCCTCCGCCGTCCACGGGCGGCCTCATCATCGACAGCAACAACAGCAACAACGACACGGCGCAGGGCTACATCGAGGTGTCGGCCAACTGGGTGTCGGCCACCTCGACGCCGGGCTACTACGGCTCGGGCTACTTCTTCGCCAACACGGCGCCGGTGTCGGACGCGGCGACGTTCTACGTGTACGCGGCCAGCGCGGGCACCAAGACGATCGACGCCTGGTGGACGGCGGGCACCAACCGCTCGGCCGCGGCGCCCTTCGTGTTCTTCAACGCCTCGGGCACCAAGGTGGGTGACTTCAAGGTGAACCAGCAGGCCAACGGCGGCACCTGGAACACCGTGGGCTCCTTCCCCGTCACCGCGGGCTGGAACAAGGTGCAGGTGAGCCGCTGGGCCGCGGACGGCTACGTCGTCATCGCGGACGCCATCCGCGTGCGGTAG